Proteins from one Cicer arietinum cultivar CDC Frontier isolate Library 1 chromosome 3, Cicar.CDCFrontier_v2.0, whole genome shotgun sequence genomic window:
- the LOC140919708 gene encoding uncharacterized protein, whose amino-acid sequence MAKNKAIETIYGNWEKSYNDIPRWLLTMQKFLPGTIVEMEVSLAYSDNTLLQGSKIFKRLFWAFPPCISGFKFCKPFVSVDGTWLYRKYKGILLLAVAQDGNKNTIPIAYALMEGYALNEPSFKYYRNEIKMENPEALRWIDNIPPEQWTMAYYQGRRWGHITTNVSESINAVLKGTRNLPITALVQPTYYRLRVLYAERGQQHQASLASGRVYTDDCMDKIKCEVGKSNTHQVMQFDRNHYSFMVHETVNPREVQPIGHFEVNLQRKWCDCGKFQALHVPCSHVIDACSYAR is encoded by the exons ATGGCAAAGAACAAAGCTATCGAAACGATTTATGGGAACTGGGAAAAGTCTTACAATGACATTCCAAGGTGGTTGTTGACTATGCAAAAATTTCTTCCaggaactattgtggaaatggaAGTATCACTTGCATATTCTGATAATACTCTATTACAAGGGTCAAAAATTTTCAAACGACTATTCTGGGCTTTCCCTCCGTGCATATCtgggtttaaattttgtaaaccatttgtCTCTGTGGATGGAACTTGGTTGTACAGAAAGTACAAGGGGATTCTTTTGCTTGCTGTTGCAcaagatggaaacaaaaatacaattcccATTGCTTATGCACTTATGGAAG GATATGCATTAAATGAGCCATCATTCAAGTATTACCGCAATGAAATCAAGATGGAAAATCCAGAGGCTTTAAGATGGATCGATAATATCCCCCCAGAACAATGGACTATGGCTTATTATCAAGGTCGACGATGGGGACACATAACAACAAACGTTTCCGAGTCCATCAACGCAGTGCTCAAGGGTACACGCAATCTCCCAATCACTGCTTTGGTACAACCAACATACTATAGATTGAGAGTTTTATATGCAGAAAGGGGACAACAACATCAGGCATCATTAGCttctggtcgagtatacacagaCGATTGCATGGACAAGATTAAATGTGAAGTTGGTAAATCTAATACTCACCAAGTCATGCAATTCGACCGAAATCATTATTCTTTCATGGTGCATGAAACAGTAAACCCAAGAGAGGTGCaaccaattggtcattttgaagtcaaccttcaaagaaaatggtgtgATTGTGGAAAATTTCAAGCTTTACATGttccttgttcacatgtcatagaTGCATGTTCTTATGCTCGTTAA